The Ziziphus jujuba cultivar Dongzao chromosome 1, ASM3175591v1 genome segment TCATAACTGTGACTTGTTATTAACCCGAACTATTAAGTCCACACTCAAATCTTGAAAGTTGATTGCATAAAATATACCATATGAAATAATCATCCCAAAAACATTCATTTCTTTGGTTAAGCATGATAACTTGTTTTATAGAGTTGTACATCCAAATCCAATCACATTCTAGAAAGATACAACACAACTAtagtttaatttttctattgatATATCTAAAGAGTTTGAGAAGAGAAGCGAGAtagagggagggagggaggaGGGGAgagaaaagatttaaaaaaatcacaCACAAACACATTTTAAAGGGTTTGGTGCGTTTCATAGAAAAGTAAAGACATTGATCTCTACCTTCAAAGAACAGTACAATGCTTTCATACTGAATCACCTAATAATGACCATCACCGAATATAaacataaattgaaatttacatTCTATATACTTTCCACATACCTTTATTGGATTTTCTGGCGCTTTAGATGAGCAACGATTTTTCTGCCTAACAAAAATCTGTAACAGAAACAGCCATGTTCAATGAGAAAAGGTTATAGTCACTGAACCACTAGATGTATTTTATAACTACAACAGATCTCCAATTGACATTACATCTATCTTAAGAAAACCGATTAATAACAACCAAAAGGAGACCTAAACAACCAGAATAGCATCAAGTATACACGGTGGACAGGTGCAAGAATATATAGAAATCTCACATCCCTATCCCATATTCTAAAACCCTCaaactaaaaatcaaaattctgaGGAATTAAAAAgtctatgaaaaataatattttctcagCCAGTCAgagtaatatataaaatatgccaaaaaatcaaaggtaaaaagaaaacaagctgATTCTAATATCATAAAACAATGCCATAGTCACTAAGCAATCAACCTACCAGAACATGCTATTTTTCCCTTACCAAGGGTTAGAGAAGCTCTCAAATTTTCACTAAATCATGATAAGTCAAAAAGTTTCTAATTTTCAGAAAAACCTTACTGCTTCATCAATCATCATATCACCTGTTCTAATAGCTTACCAGTTACCACGTGATTGCAGCACTAAGTTTTATACGAATTAGTAAAACTAATTAGAGAAATGATATTTGGCCCGCCAAAataaaacatcaaattgattttcaagTGAAACACTTTAATATATACTTAtagttaaataaataagatgAATTTAATTTGTAACAGTAATATATgtccaattaataatttaatgtgCTTTTTAACTGTTAACTTTAAAACTTCTAAGTCAAATAAATAGAATGAATAATTCCTAATGAGAAATATTCAGTTCATAATTCAATTTGCGTTTCTTGTAAACATATTATAGTTAAATAAAGGTGAATAAATATGTAATCATATTTGTTATCTTGTCTATAACTagattttagttttgattttaaatgtaatctttttctatttgataacttatatacatatatatatataggtgtatattttaaataattgctACTAGTTAAACTTACTACATGTAATAATTAGtctaaaaaactaaattaactTACCTATGgatgtattattatattaacattGTTACAGTATGGCAaatatgtctatatataatgtattttttcaactaatttctttatatctgtatattatatttatgccaaataaatatgttattcttttcaaggttttttttttaaatatcacaataataatcatatattctataattgttcatattaactattatatatgaaaaagaaaatatgtatatcataaaaataaattttatatatatatatatttacactaTGGCCACCTAAGCAAATTATCCTAGTTTCACCCCTGCTCATTTGAGTCAGACcacatttcttttatttattaagcatcaaacatatACAAATCTAACTCAAAAGATACACACATGAATGATGAATGAAATATCATGTAAATTTTATCGCTGACTGATTCATGAAAATACTTTTGACTTGCAATTTCTCTGCCAACCTCTATATCCTTGGCAGATAATATAAATGAAGGAAAACAATAGCAGAAAACAAGAGTAATTAACAAATCTTGATGTACATAATATGGTCTAGAAATGAATTACCTGATGCTTAGATTTGCAAGGAAGAAAACGCTGTTGAATTGCTTTCCAATCTGTATTATATTCCATCAAGCCTAGTGCCAGCAATCTGTATCGAAATACACATTAAAACTGTCACAAGCAAGTCTAGTGAACTATACTGTAAAAAAACTATAGGTAGATGAACAGAAGAAATATATAACTTAAAAGATCAATTTCAAGAATTTTGCATCTGTAAAGCTTACATTCAAAACAATTATCATTTTTTCCAAGCCACGTCACATGGTTTTATAAACATGACAATTTGAAACCTAGGGGCTGATTTGTAAGAACATATGCCATAATGCAAGCTAGTCAATATATGTTAATTCCATTTTAAACAGAATAAAAAATACTacccaaaaacccaaaaaaaaatacaactaTAGGCccataatttctttctttttattttaaactaagaaataaaaaaatcatattcagAAGAACAAGCAATGAGAAACGGTTGGCTCCATTTTTCCTGTGGCATGGATCATGACAAGGAATTTACTTTAGAAAAAAAGCAATCAACTAGATAAAGTTTATCATAATGCTAGGCTAACTTTTTCAGTAAGAATGCAACTCACTCATCTTCTGCATCTGTAAAGAGCACCCTATTTGCATGCGCTGCAGGCGGTGGTTTATGTGGAAATAATGCTGGattaaacaaaggaaaaaatctCTGAgacaattttgaaatttccCTAGGGACTAAAGCAACTGACTGTTTCTTGGTATTTTCAACAAGTGTAGCAGCCAATGTCTTCTTGGGGGGTTGTTGACTGGAAGGAGGTGAAACTGTATTGATAGCTGAGGAAGCGGTTCTGCTTGAACCTTCACAATTAGATTGAGAAACTGATGGGAAACTAGGAAGGGGGAATAAAGGCTCCCTCTCAAAGCGAGTATCACAACTAGACTCCACATGACGCCTTCGACTTTCCTGGACCGCTGTCAAATTAATTCCAAAATCAATGGAAAAACGAATAAAGATTAAACTTCTAACCAAACATATGTGTACAAAAGCATGAAAAATACTCTAGACCATCATGACATACCATTCTCTACTTCATTCATATAGTTTCCAACTAAACTAAGTGGAGCTGCATCCAGTATGGTTAGCACTGGACCACTTATATAAGGCATCCAGAAAGAGCCCTCAACATTTCTGAAAGAACCCGCCTGAGATTTAGAAGTACTATCACATGTTCCTTTTGAAGGTGAAACATTTTCAGAAGTGGAAGCCTGATTATTTGTAGAGCACATTTCATTTGCAGTGTAACTAGGAGACGATTCTGAAATGCATTGTGTGGGGAAGAATTTAGGGACATCATTTGGAACTGATGAGAAAATATATGGAGTGCAAAAGCAACTGCTGGGATATGATACAGATTTCCATGCTAGCACTTCATTGCGCTTATGTAGcatctcaaaaatcaatttctgaaCCTGGGAGGCAATGTGAAGCCGAGAAGAATCAAAAGCACACAAAGAAAATACTTGAATGAGTAATTGTACATGCTCATGGATCAAACAATGCAACTGGCCTATTTGGTGAGGTGTGAATCCATTTATATAACCATCTTGTGCCCGTGAAGAGAGACAGTTTGACACCGTCTCTGGCATAAAAGTTTTCCCATCCTGAGTGGAGAATGATGAAATTGGTCCATTTGGAAAAACAGGTAAAAGGGGACGCAATGGTCTCCTTGTCTGTGCTAAAAACTTCTTCTTACAGTGCGAAGAGGATTTTTTGCGACTATTTTGTCTAGTCTCTGGCCTGCGTCCACTTATCTCATAATCCTCTTCAGTTTTGTCCCTTCTTTCATCGACATCACTCTCAAGTGCCtcttcaagttcaatctcaaaGTCTGCATCATTATCCTCGTCATCATCAgcaatttcattttcttgtgTTGACTGACCTCCACTATCTCCACCTAGCAATACAGCAGCAAGAAATTTTCTGTACTCCTCTTCATCATCAACATTTTGAAGgtcatcttcatcatctgtTTCCTGAAGAAAAGTTTCAAGTTCATCAAGTGTAAAACTTGCTAGTGAATAGCGAGCACGGGTACGTCTGCAGATTGCATCCTCATTATCTAATACAATCATACGTTCCTGGGAATCAGTGGTAGCACCTGATTCTCCTGCCCTAACATCATTAACACCAATTCCACTGCTTGAAAAGTTACCCTTTTCTTGAACAATTTCACCTTCTGTGGGAGAAAGCAATGTGGACACTCTTTTCTTAAGATCTCTGGTAGAATTATTTGGGAATTCCTTTTCAAATGTACCTTCAGAAGAAGCTACAGTTTGCATCACCACTTCTTCCTCACCATGATCAGGATCTCCAGCACAATTTTGCACTTCACAGGTCAGCTCTGATGAATCAACACCCACAGTACCAATAATGTTTTTGCCACAGTCAACAGCATCTAAACCTTCTATCTCAGAACTTAGACTTGAAGAAGCTTCTGGTGAAGGGGTTTCCTTAAGAAATGGATTGAAATCTATATCCTCCTCCTCATCCTCCTCTTCCTCCTCATCAGGTTTCGTGGAACTCTCATTGCATTCAGACAAATTTGTGATACTAGGTAATGCACTATGATTGCTGAGATACCCAAGTTTGGTTGATTGGGGATTCGAACATGAAGCCATTTTTCACATTGACTATAAAAAAGTTTCTGACAAGTAGGATTGTAATAGAAACATTGAAGGGGTATGCGCGCAAGATGACAAAGAATCACCTATCACTACCTGAAGCAATGCAGAaagtagaaataaaaaataaaaattcaacatcAACAACAAGCATAGCATTGAATTGATCAAACAAATATCAGGATTTGCATCCATGGTCAATTCGATAGCTCATTGACATGAAAGATAGGAAAAAGTAAATAGTTAAACagcataaatttttaacaagTCGAATGAAAGAGCATTGCTATTTATCACTAGCGGTGAATATCAGCGGTGGGATCCTTGCTTACGTGTTAATTAGTAATCGGTTATGTTTAAATCAATTTTACCTTTCAAAAAACTAAATTCCTATATGGAAAAGTGAACTCTTAGCATGAACTAATTAGTAATCTCACGAGTGATATTTACCAATGGTGACAAATATCATTTTTCCCAATGAAATGAGCATGCAACTCTTATTCATACAAGTATTTAAGCATCTGTTTGACATCCTGAATACCAAATTTCTTTAGCAACCGAATGGAACGGGTAGTACGAACTCAACCTTAGGAATGCGAAACTTtcataaattatttcaaaaataaagtaaataaaccaAGTCTATTGCATcaaaatcgaaaaaaaaaaaaataacaattacagTAACATGTTGATCCCGAAATCGAACTAAACATGCAAAGCCTACGTTTTTCAGTAGTAATTTTCAAAAGCTAATCTTTTTTTAACCAGCGAATATGCAACATTCAGAAGCATAGTTGCAATTGGAATAAATTGCATTATATATAATCTGAATACCAAAAAACCCTAATccgcaaaaattttgaaaatcacgGGAcgaacaacaaaaataaacggCAAAAAGTAATCTGATCACAATTTTGCAATTCACATTCAAAACAtaattcaaaaccaaaattgaaaaaaaaaaataaagaaagaaaaaaaatggggtCGATTTACTTACCGACTAGAATCTCCGTTTGAAAAGATTTGGGAAGCTTCGAGGGAGGGCTTCAAGGTCTGTAACTCAGGCAGGTGTCGGATAAACGAGCAATTgttttttttcgttttgttaAAGTGCGAGGAGAGCAGCGACGAGAGTTAAACGCTGCGTTTTACCATATCTAATTTCGTGAAATTCCAGAAGTACCCTCGAGGCGTTAATCGTCTTTGTCTCCCCGATAGAGATTTTAGAAGGGTTTTCAGTTTTCCAGAAAAACGCAGAGAAGAGGAGGCAGAAAAACGATGGAGTTCGAGAAAAGGAAAGCGGCGACGTTAGCGTCACTGGGGTGTACAGAGACAGACAAATCACCGAAGGGCACGTTGGACACCCCAATCATACCCCTTCTCGACGCAATCAATAGCCACCCTTGTTACTTCACTACCAGTTCCTGCTCTGGCCGTATCTCTATCCTTTCCCAACCGTCACCCACCGCAACCTCGAAGCCAAAGAAGAAAGCCTCAGGCGGCTCATGGCTCTTCATCACTCACGACCCCGCCGATCCCGACTCGGTGCTAGaccttctttttccttcttcccaCTCAACTCAATGTCATCCTCCATCCCAGCTTGTTTTCAGATTCGAGCCCTTGATAGTCGCCGTCGAGTGCAAAGACCTCGCTTCGGCTCAGTCTTTGGTTTCCATTGCTATAGCTTCTGGGTTCAGAGAGTCGGGCATTACCAGTGCTAACAAGCGGGTTATTATTGCAATTCGGTGTTCGATACGTTTAGAGCTGCCACTTGGTGATACCCAGAAGATTATGGTGTCTCCCGAGTACGTTCGGTACCTTGTTGAAATCGCTAATGAGAAAATGGAAGCCAATAGGAAGAGAACCGAAGGGTTTCTTCGGGCATTGCGAAGTAATGGTTTTGTGGGGTCGAGTGTTGATGATGGAAGCTCCGTGAAAGGTTCAGTGGAGGATAATAAGAGTGCTTCAGTGTGTGGTGGCGGCGGTGGCGGTGTTGCTTGTAATGGTGATCAAGATAGGGAGCCCGAATTGCAAGGAAGAGTTCGGGATGCTCATTCTGGTCAGTggttcaataaatataatatgtgatTTGGTGATGGAATTTGATGATTGCGAACTGTTTGATTTAGCTGTGTTTGTGTTCTACTTCTATTGATTAGCTGTTGGAACTAGAAATCTCCGCGCTTGGCCTATCCTGATTCCTGAATGTGAGCAATGATGAGGACCATGCATCATATAGTTTGATTGCAATAACAACATATTTGTAGTCTTGAGTATTACCATTGCGTACTAATTTGCATTTGATTGCAGGACAACTTTCCTTTTAACGTGCAATGAAAGCAAGTCTGAGTCTTTGAAACATTGGCAGGGTCAATAGGAGTTCACAGTTCCAGTTTGTCTATTGTTCCGATGGTGATTGTTGGTGAACCTGTTGAGAGCCTTTTCATTTGGGGTCACTCAGCTTGTACGTTGGGCAGCACAAACCATAATAAAGTTCTTGTGTTTGGTGGCTTTGGAGGCATGGGACGACATGGACGAAGAAACAATTCTTTGCTGCTCGATCCATTCTTTGGCACATTGAAAGCATTTGGTGTAGAGGGTGGCCCGACTCCGCGCTTAGGCCATACATCTTCTTTGGTTGGGGATTCTATGTTTGTTATTGGTGGTAGGGCCGACCCTGAGAAAATTCTGAGCGATGTGTGGGTCCTCAATATAGCCAAGAAAGAATGGAagctcttagaatgctctgggGACGCTTTTCCTCCCAGGTGATGTTTTACTGGCTCTCTAGCGTCTGAAATTGTTCACCTTTTTACTGcttcatatttttgaaattgagtttTCATAGCCATGTTTTATGGGTTACTTATCAATGTAGTAGTTATTGTGATCGAAGAAACCAAACTTGCCATATGGAAAATTAGAAGGAATGTATTGTCTTCCATAAGTTTTGTGAATATCTGATCTATCTGCAGTATCACTTCAAGCTTTCCTGAAATATTCTATACTGTCCATTTGTTAGGTGAGATCAACTTAATCTTACagcaaattaatttcaaatcctTTTTACATGTTTCGGCTATATAGGCATCGGCACGCTGCAGCAGTTGTTGGCCCAAACATATATGTCTTTGGTGGGCTTAACAATGACACCATCTCTTCATCTTTCCACGTTCTCAACACAGATAATTTGCAGTGGCAAGAGTTATTGGTTAGTGGGAAGCAGCCTTGTCCTCGGCATTCACACTCTGTTGTGGCATTTGGATCTCAGCTATTCCTTTTTGGAGGATATAGTGGTGAAAAAGCACTTGGAGACTTGTAcagttttaatttaaaaacatatcaaTGGAAGAAAGAAACTACAGCAGGAAAAAGCCCACATGCAAGGTTCTCGCACTCAATGtttgtttacaaaaattatcTTGGTGTTATTGGTGGCTGTCCGGTTAGACAACATTTTGAGGAGTTGAGTATACTGGATTTGCATTACCTTACATGGAGGCATGTGAAACTAAATTCTGTTGGCAAAGATTTGTTTGTTCGTAGCACAGCCAATGTTGTTGGTGATGATCTTGTGATGGTTGGGGGTGGTGCGTCCTGTTATGCCTTTGGAACGAAGTTTAGTGAGCCAATGATAATTAACTTGCTTCCCCTGCAATCTTTGGATGATAATCTTAAACCAgctgaaattcaaagagagcaTGTTACTCACAAAAGTAACGGgaaaagtagagaaaaagaTGAAGAGCTTCAAGATCCACAAACTGAAAACATGCAAACCTTAACTGAAGCTCATGGCCTAAATTTTGAGATGGTATTACCTGTTGCAAGTGACGGAAATGAGCAGCTTGCTTCATATTGGGTTCTGCAACTTGAAAGAAAACATGCTAAAATGGGAAAGGATATATTGAAGAAGTTTCAATGGTTAGATCTCGAAAGGAAGGTCTACTCTAGTGAAGATGgaacatatatttgttttccgGTAAATGAGAAATTCTGTGAATTGTTTTGTGAAAAGCAGCATTCTTTGAGATATGGAGTTGAAGGACAAGATAATAATATAGTTGAATCAGTTGAAAAAGGATCTTTTTTTAATGAGGTCGACTGTTTGAAAGCCTTGAACATTCTGAAGGAACATGGTGCTACCAAGCAGAGAGATGAGGTTGTTGAAGTAAGAAAAACTGCCAAATCTCCCTTGAAGATAATGAATGAAGCTGTAGCCtttctaataaataataacgGTCTACCTGTCAGCCTTTTAGAGGAGCTACCCACAAGGTTTGTTTTCCTTACTTCACTTCTTTGATATTTTTGTCTCCATAATGATGTGAACCATATAATATCATATCATGTATGCTCTCCAGTTAGAAACATGTATAGATGAGTTTCCTGGGGAGATTTTTATTGCATAAATAATTGACTATTCTACTTTGGAGGATGTCAtgtctatttaaaaaattagtttcactcatgaaaattttgtttgccTTTTCACTTTTCTACTTATTTTTAGATGGGAGCGACTTGGGGATATTATTGTGCTTCCAGTATCATCTTTTAAAAGTCATTTATGGGACTCAATTGGAAAGGAGCTCTGGCCTACTATTGCGAAATCACTTAACACTCACCGTCTTGCTAGACAGGTTAGTTATGTATGATTTCACAGACAGATATTTCTGCTGACCTGTTCGTTTTCACTGCCTGCTTTCTTTTCATTACCATCTAATTGTACTTGTTTGTGATGATTTGGTAAATGTAGTCCTTATGGTTCTGCTGGCTGACAGCCTGACACTGGATGTTATACCGTGGATTAGTTATTTTGACTATTACTaagttataaaagaaaaaagaatgtatTTTATATGCTTAGTACAGTGCCAACAATAACATAGATTCGACTTTCATATAGCAATATATTTTTTCCCCTGAAGTTCATAcatattgacttttttttttttttttctctgtactTATGGGgataaatattttctaattctGATCTTGGATGGAAATCTTTTCACAAATGTTTCTATCTATCACTCCATTTGGCCATTTGCTGATggtatttaatacaaaattcaaCTGGGGCCtagaaatttaatacaatattccAGCATGAATTACAGAAAGTTTTATTTGAAGTTTCCTTGCTAAaattcttttgttattttaattattggttagttaatttttttgctGATATATCCACAACTTTAATTTACTGGTACTTGGTAGGGCCAGGTTGCGCCAACAGGTACAAGGGATAGTAGTTTGGAGATTCTTGTGGGGGATAGTGGCTGGGTTGATCATCGAGAAAATGGAATTATCTATTCTTTTGATGCTACCAAGTGCATGTTCTCCTGGGGCAACCTATCTGAGAAGCTCCGAATGGCCCGTCTAGACTGTCGAAATGAGGTTATTGtggatttgtttgctggaattGGATATTTTGTGCTGCCTTTTCTCGTCAGGTATAGCATAATCAAATTCTGCTTAGTTATCTTATGCCTGAATCTTCAATTGTATATTTGTTTCTCTCTGACAGTCTCTCTCTTCTCCATGTATGTTTTATCTGTTTGGAAGTTTAAAATCTTGGTTTGTTGGTCCCTGATGGTAAATTTCTTCAAGTTATGAAATTCTAACATGTTGTATCTGTCAGTCTTGTCAGCCTATGATAAAGTTTCATTGAGCATATGGAGATATTTTATATCCGAGGGAAGTCAGAAGTAGACGACACTTAAATTCCAAATGTTTTGTAGAATTACAATCTGcctaaaaaattgttaaaaatgggAAAGCCATTATAAAAAAAGGTTGCGTGGAGCATTGGGCTAGTACACCTTGGGTTCTACCCATTGATTGGTTGCTGTCATGGATGCTCTAGATATGAACATTTCCACtgctttattaatttcataCTTAAGGTCTTGCTTTTATTGCATTTTTCAACTGGTATTATTTTGAGTAATAAAGTTGGTTGGTCAGGGCCAAGGCAAAACTAGTTTATGCTTGTGAATGGAACCCCCATGCTCTTGAGGCACTACATCGTAATCTGCAGTCTAATTCAGTTATTGATCGTTGTATCATACTTGAGGGAGACAACAAGATCACAGCACCGAAGGTACATTTtcactgttgttgttgttgtttttttttttttttttttttttttttttttttaaatatacaatAGACTAGTAGTCTAGTATAATTGTTTTCTAAATTCTGTTTTGTTCACACTTAGGAAGTGTTCATTTATAAATGACCAATCTGATTCTGATTGTTACTGATTGAGAAAGGATGATTTATTATGGAAATTGCATATACTGAAATGAAAGTCCATTGGACTTACGTCAGAATTAGTTACGCCTTAATCAGAAGTAATTGATGTTTGTTAAATGGATCATTTTTCACTGTTTGTTTTAGGCAAATCTCTGGATAAAGAAACAAAGATATTAGTTGGTCTGCTTTCTTTCAATTATGTTTTTGGTATGTCTGAAAGCAAAGTTGTGATTGCTGAGTCTTGATTGTTTTCTTGCAGGGAGTGGCTGATCGAGTTTGTCTTGGTCTTCTTCCAACAAGTGAGGGTAGCTGGGTTACTGCTGTTAGAGCATTAAGGTGAAATGTCATTCTTTTCAGTGTTCTTTTTGTCAAATGTCAGGTTATATTATGATAATGTCTTATAGCTAAATAATAGATGCAGTACCTTAGTTGGAAAGTATTAAATCCTCATTAAAAGCCAAAATATAGTTTTGGCTCATGCACGTGCTCTTTCTTGTCGAATGACATAATTCTAGATAGTTGTTTTGTCATGTTATTATAGATCTGCTTAAATTTTCTTGTCTTAAGCTAATAATAAATTGTATAAGCGACTAACATAAAATGTTAGTGATATAACCTACAATAATAATTCCTAGTTGGTAGATATGCGTGTGTCCCTCATAAAGATTATCGTTTGCTGCCATCTTAGCATGGACTCAAGTTTTGGTTCATACCAAAGATGGCTCTAAAGTTTTACCCAGTGGGTACCTTAGCCTCGGGTCAGATTAGGTTTGTAAAGCTCTTCAATATGATGTAAACTTTATCCAAATATCAAGAAGTTCTCTGCTATGGTGTATCTCCCAGTTTAAGCCTTTGTTGTGGATTCAGCTGTGTTTTAACTCTTATGATATTCGTCGGCTTCTCATATCTACTAGtgtctttttgttttagttttgtttaCGAGCATCATTTTTATGATGGTCATTTTAATTGTATAGGAGTGA includes the following:
- the LOC107420278 gene encoding tRNA wybutosine-synthesizing protein 2/3/4 — its product is MEFEKRKAATLASLGCTETDKSPKGTLDTPIIPLLDAINSHPCYFTTSSCSGRISILSQPSPTATSKPKKKASGGSWLFITHDPADPDSVLDLLFPSSHSTQCHPPSQLVFRFEPLIVAVECKDLASAQSLVSIAIASGFRESGITSANKRVIIAIRCSIRLELPLGDTQKIMVSPEYVRYLVEIANEKMEANRKRTEGFLRALRSNGFVGSSVDDGSSVKGSVEDNKSASVCGGGGGGVACNGDQDREPELQGRVRDAHSGSIGVHSSSLSIVPMVIVGEPVESLFIWGHSACTLGSTNHNKVLVFGGFGGMGRHGRRNNSLLLDPFFGTLKAFGVEGGPTPRLGHTSSLVGDSMFVIGGRADPEKILSDVWVLNIAKKEWKLLECSGDAFPPRHRHAAAVVGPNIYVFGGLNNDTISSSFHVLNTDNLQWQELLVSGKQPCPRHSHSVVAFGSQLFLFGGYSGEKALGDLYSFNLKTYQWKKETTAGKSPHARFSHSMFVYKNYLGVIGGCPVRQHFEELSILDLHYLTWRHVKLNSVGKDLFVRSTANVVGDDLVMVGGGASCYAFGTKFSEPMIINLLPLQSLDDNLKPAEIQREHVTHKSNGKSREKDEELQDPQTENMQTLTEAHGLNFEMVLPVASDGNEQLASYWVLQLERKHAKMGKDILKKFQWLDLERKVYSSEDGTYICFPVNEKFCELFCEKQHSLRYGVEGQDNNIVESVEKGSFFNEVDCLKALNILKEHGATKQRDEVVEVRKTAKSPLKIMNEAVAFLINNNGLPVSLLEELPTRWERLGDIIVLPVSSFKSHLWDSIGKELWPTIAKSLNTHRLARQGQVAPTGTRDSSLEILVGDSGWVDHRENGIIYSFDATKCMFSWGNLSEKLRMARLDCRNEVIVDLFAGIGYFVLPFLVRAKAKLVYACEWNPHALEALHRNLQSNSVIDRCIILEGDNKITAPKGVADRVCLGLLPTSEGSWVTAVRALRSEGGILHIHGNVKDSEEGLWTEHVLNSIHEIANNEGYCWEIKIEHLERVKWYAPHIRHVVADVRCIQTQR